From a single Streptomyces sp. NBC_00377 genomic region:
- the nuoE gene encoding NADH-quinone oxidoreductase subunit NuoE, which yields MTTSSSERGVSLGMPELPAPAYPDDVRARLETDAREIIARYPDSRSALLPLLHLVQSEEGHVTRTGMRFCADVLELTTAEVTAVATFYSMYRRRPSGDYQVGVCTNTLCAVMGGDAIFEELQEYLGVGNGETTDDGKITLEHIECNAACDFAPVVMVNWEFFDNQTVQSAKRLVDDLRIGHTVSPTRGAPLCTFKETARILAGFPDERDGAVEASGSAGPASLVGLRLARGETAPARVVHPRDGGPHEEPQDRAVHAPSPTEHLSSHDAPQDTSASDPAHPAGPTAEEGE from the coding sequence GTGACCACCTCTTCTTCCGAGCGGGGCGTCAGCCTGGGCATGCCCGAGCTGCCCGCGCCCGCCTACCCAGACGACGTCCGGGCCCGGTTGGAAACGGACGCGCGCGAGATCATCGCCCGCTATCCCGACTCCCGGTCCGCGCTCCTGCCGTTGCTGCATCTCGTGCAGTCGGAGGAGGGACACGTCACCCGCACCGGGATGCGGTTCTGCGCGGACGTGCTCGAACTGACCACGGCCGAGGTCACCGCGGTCGCCACCTTCTACTCCATGTACCGGCGCCGCCCCAGCGGTGACTACCAGGTGGGCGTCTGCACCAACACGCTGTGTGCGGTGATGGGCGGCGACGCGATCTTCGAGGAGCTCCAGGAGTACCTGGGCGTCGGCAACGGCGAGACCACCGACGACGGCAAGATCACCCTGGAGCACATCGAGTGCAACGCGGCCTGTGACTTCGCGCCGGTCGTGATGGTCAACTGGGAGTTCTTCGACAACCAGACCGTGCAGAGCGCGAAGCGCCTGGTGGACGACCTGCGGATCGGACACACCGTCTCGCCGACGCGCGGTGCGCCGCTGTGCACCTTCAAGGAGACCGCCCGGATCCTGGCGGGCTTCCCCGACGAGCGGGACGGAGCCGTCGAGGCGAGCGGCAGTGCGGGACCGGCGTCGTTGGTGGGTCTTCGCCTGGCAAGGGGAGAGACCGCACCCGCGCGCGTGGTCCACCCGCGGGACGGCGGGCCGCACGAGGAGCCGCAGGACCGGGCGGTGCACGCGCCGTCGCCCACGGAGCACCTGAGTTCGCACGACGCGCCGCAGGACACGTCGGCCTCCGACCCGGCTCACCCGGCAGGGCCTACCGCCGAGGAGGGGGAGTGA
- a CDS encoding C40 family peptidase, producing the protein MSHTAHIRSHRKPRRSASTIAMRAGVASGVLGTLAVATAAGSANAAEPVTQTLELPVLTGDLAAQVAQSAQATQQAAANYQLDAERDAAAAAAAKEAKKDLADAKAEAKKKDEAARKAAAERATRNAERTTLSTTASSGSSTSTSGSTATGSAAAVIAFVKAQIGDAYVSGGTGPNSWDCSGLMQTAFKQVGVDLPRVSQDQSTFGTQVSLDNLQPGDILYWGSAGSAYHVAVYVGDGMFVGAQNPSTGVAEKPLSYDPPTGAVRVL; encoded by the coding sequence ATGTCCCACACCGCTCACATACGCAGCCACCGGAAACCCCGCCGCAGCGCGTCGACGATCGCGATGCGGGCCGGAGTCGCCAGTGGTGTCCTCGGCACGCTGGCCGTCGCCACAGCAGCCGGCTCGGCCAACGCCGCCGAGCCGGTGACGCAGACGCTCGAACTGCCCGTGCTCACGGGCGACCTGGCCGCCCAGGTCGCGCAGTCCGCTCAGGCCACGCAGCAGGCCGCGGCGAACTACCAGCTCGACGCCGAGCGTGACGCGGCCGCAGCAGCAGCCGCCAAGGAGGCCAAGAAGGACCTCGCCGACGCCAAGGCCGAGGCGAAGAAGAAGGACGAGGCCGCCCGCAAGGCCGCCGCCGAGCGTGCCACGCGCAACGCCGAGCGGACCACGCTCTCCACGACGGCGAGCAGCGGCAGCTCCACGAGCACGAGCGGTTCCACGGCGACCGGTTCGGCCGCGGCCGTCATCGCCTTCGTGAAGGCCCAGATCGGCGACGCCTACGTCTCCGGCGGCACCGGCCCCAACTCCTGGGACTGCTCGGGTCTCATGCAGACCGCTTTCAAGCAGGTCGGTGTCGACCTGCCGCGCGTCTCGCAGGACCAGTCGACCTTCGGCACCCAGGTGTCCCTGGACAACCTGCAGCCGGGCGACATCCTGTACTGGGGCAGCGCGGGCAGCGCGTACCACGTGGCGGTGTACGTCGGTGACGGCATGTTCGTCGGCGCGCAGAACCCGTCCACCGGTGTGGCCGAGAAGCCGCTGTCGTACGACCCGCCGACCGGCGCGGTACGGGTGCTCTGA
- the nuoI gene encoding NADH-quinone oxidoreductase subunit NuoI → MVEEPKETKPGFQNPVAGFGVTFKAMFKKRLTEQYPEQEKTTAPRFHGRHQLNRHPDGLEKCVGCELCAWACPADAIYVEGADNTDEERYSPGERYGRVYQINYARCILCGLCIEACPTRALTMTNEFELADTSRANLIFTKEQLLAGLEEGMVDSPHAIYPGTDEQDYYRGLVTEAAPGTERQPAVSKGEVPQEAATTFGEGEPASEEVVGR, encoded by the coding sequence ATGGTTGAGGAGCCCAAGGAGACCAAACCCGGTTTCCAGAACCCCGTGGCCGGCTTCGGCGTGACCTTCAAGGCCATGTTCAAGAAGCGGCTGACCGAGCAGTACCCGGAGCAGGAGAAGACCACAGCTCCCCGGTTCCACGGACGGCACCAGCTCAACCGCCATCCGGACGGCCTGGAGAAGTGCGTCGGCTGCGAACTGTGCGCCTGGGCCTGCCCCGCAGACGCCATCTACGTCGAGGGCGCCGACAACACCGACGAGGAGCGCTACTCGCCGGGCGAGCGGTACGGGCGCGTGTACCAGATCAACTACGCCCGCTGCATCCTGTGCGGCCTGTGCATCGAGGCATGCCCCACGCGCGCGTTGACGATGACCAACGAGTTCGAGCTCGCCGACACCAGCCGCGCCAACCTGATCTTCACCAAGGAGCAACTGCTCGCCGGTCTCGAGGAGGGCATGGTCGACTCGCCCCACGCGATCTACCCGGGGACGGACGAGCAGGACTACTACCGCGGCCTGGTCACCGAGGCCGCGCCGGGCACGGAACGGCAGCCGGCCGTCTCCAAGGGCGAGGTTCCGCAGGAGGCCGCCACCACGTTCGGCGAGGGCGAGCCGGCGTCGGAGGAGGTGGTCGGCCGATGA
- the nuoH gene encoding NADH-quinone oxidoreductase subunit NuoH produces MSSYLAAEDLSMFGHDPWWLVVVKAVFCFAFLMVTVLFSIVWERKVVAWMQLRVGPNRHGPWGMLQSLADGVKLMLKEDLIVKRADKVVYVLAPIVAAIPAFMAIAVIPFGPAGNEISIFGQRTTMQLTDLPIAMLYILAVASVGIYGIVLAGWSSGSTYPLLGGLRSCAQMISYEIAMGAAFASVFLYSGSMSTSTIVEQQHDRWYILLLPVSFILYVITMVGETNRAPFDMPESEGDLVGGFNTEYSSIKFALFMLAEYVNMVTVSAVSTTLFLGGWRAPWPISTFWEGANHGWWPMLWFVVKVQLLLFFFIWLRGTLPRVRYDQLMKLGWKVLIPVSVTWLMLVATVRTLRNENYDFADIALYVCGGVLVLLLLSFVADMFRSARKEAKAPAEPAGFDPMAGGFPVPPLPGQELPPVPRRRPSRERELIVSGGVDTVSDGSQDGKEASDG; encoded by the coding sequence ATGAGCTCGTACCTCGCCGCTGAAGACCTCTCGATGTTCGGCCACGACCCCTGGTGGCTGGTCGTCGTCAAGGCCGTCTTCTGCTTCGCCTTCCTGATGGTGACGGTGCTGTTCTCCATCGTCTGGGAGCGCAAGGTCGTCGCCTGGATGCAACTGCGCGTCGGCCCCAACCGGCACGGCCCCTGGGGCATGCTCCAGTCGCTCGCCGACGGCGTGAAGCTGATGCTGAAGGAAGACCTCATCGTCAAACGCGCGGACAAGGTGGTGTACGTCCTCGCACCGATCGTCGCGGCCATCCCGGCCTTCATGGCGATCGCGGTGATCCCCTTCGGCCCGGCCGGGAACGAGATCTCGATCTTCGGCCAGCGCACGACGATGCAGCTGACCGACCTGCCGATCGCCATGCTCTACATCCTGGCGGTGGCCTCGGTCGGCATCTACGGCATCGTGCTGGCAGGCTGGAGCTCCGGTTCCACCTACCCGCTGCTGGGCGGTCTGCGGTCCTGCGCGCAGATGATCTCCTACGAGATCGCCATGGGTGCCGCGTTCGCCTCGGTGTTCCTCTACTCGGGGTCGATGTCGACGTCGACCATCGTCGAGCAGCAGCACGACCGCTGGTACATCCTGCTGCTGCCGGTCTCCTTCATCCTCTACGTCATCACGATGGTCGGCGAGACCAACCGCGCCCCCTTCGACATGCCCGAGTCCGAGGGCGACCTGGTCGGCGGCTTCAACACCGAGTACTCCTCGATCAAGTTCGCGCTGTTCATGCTCGCCGAGTACGTGAACATGGTGACGGTCTCCGCCGTGTCGACCACGCTCTTCCTCGGTGGCTGGCGCGCCCCCTGGCCGATCAGCACCTTCTGGGAGGGCGCGAACCACGGCTGGTGGCCGATGCTCTGGTTCGTCGTCAAGGTGCAGCTGCTGCTGTTCTTCTTCATCTGGCTGCGCGGCACGCTTCCCCGCGTCCGTTACGACCAGCTGATGAAGCTCGGCTGGAAGGTCCTGATCCCGGTCTCGGTGACGTGGCTGATGCTCGTCGCGACCGTACGGACCCTGCGCAACGAGAACTACGACTTCGCCGACATCGCCCTCTACGTGTGCGGCGGTGTCCTGGTCCTGCTGTTGCTCTCCTTCGTCGCGGACATGTTCCGCAGTGCGCGCAAAGAGGCGAAGGCCCCCGCCGAGCCGGCCGGCTTCGACCCGATGGCGGGCGGATTCCCCGTGCCGCCACTGCCCGGGCAGGAGCTGCCGCCGGTGCCCCGGCGCCGCCCGAGCCGGGAGCGGGAGCTCATTGTCAGTGGCGGAGTGGACACTGTGAGTGACGGATCGCAGGATGGAAAGGAGGCGTCCGATGGTTGA
- a CDS encoding NuoB/complex I 20 kDa subunit family protein, whose amino-acid sequence MGLEEKLPSGFLLTTVEQAAGWVRKASVFPATFGLACCAIEMMTTGAGRYDLARFGMEVFRGSPRQADLMIVAGRVSQKMAPVLRQVYDQMPNPKWVISMGVCASSGGMFNNYAIVQGVDHIVPVDIYLPGCPPRPEMLMDAILKLHHKIQNAKLGVNAEEAAREAEEAALKALPMIEMKGLLR is encoded by the coding sequence ATGGGACTCGAAGAAAAACTGCCGAGCGGTTTCCTGCTGACCACCGTCGAGCAGGCCGCGGGCTGGGTGCGCAAGGCGTCCGTCTTCCCCGCCACGTTCGGCCTCGCCTGCTGTGCCATCGAGATGATGACCACCGGCGCCGGCCGCTACGACCTGGCGCGCTTCGGGATGGAGGTCTTCCGGGGATCCCCCCGTCAGGCGGACCTGATGATCGTCGCCGGCCGGGTGAGCCAGAAGATGGCGCCGGTGCTCCGGCAGGTCTACGACCAGATGCCCAACCCCAAGTGGGTCATCTCCATGGGCGTGTGCGCCTCCTCCGGCGGCATGTTCAACAACTACGCGATCGTCCAGGGCGTCGACCACATCGTGCCCGTGGACATCTACCTCCCGGGTTGCCCGCCTCGGCCCGAGATGCTGATGGACGCGATCCTCAAGCTCCACCACAAGATCCAGAACGCCAAGCTGGGCGTGAACGCCGAGGAGGCGGCCCGCGAGGCGGAGGAAGCGGCGCTCAAGGCCCTGCCCATGATCGAGATGAAGGGGCTGCTGCGGTGA
- a CDS encoding NADH-quinone oxidoreductase subunit D, with the protein MSTQSASARETTEGTVYTVTGGDWDEVVQSAARADDERIVVNMGPQHPSTHGVLRLILEIEGETVTEARCGIGYLHTGIEKNLEYRTWTQGSTFVTRMDYLTSFFNETAYCLAVEKLLGVEDQITERAKIIRVLLMELNRMSSHLVCIATGGMELGATTIMIYGFRDREMILDIYELITGLRMNHAYIRPGGLAQDLPPGAVDHIREFVKKMRKNLPEYDKLATGNPIFKARMQDVGYLDLAGCMALGATGPILRSTGLPHDLRKSQPYCDYETYDFDVPTADSCDSYGRFLIRVEEMRQSLRIVEQCLDRLQPGPVMVADRKIAWPAQLALGPDGLGNSLDHIKKIMGTSMEALIHHFKLVTEGFRVPPGQAYAAVESPKGELGVHAVSDGGTRPYRVHFRDPSFTNLQAMAAMCEGGQVADVIVAVASIDPVMGGVDR; encoded by the coding sequence ATGAGCACGCAGTCAGCATCCGCCCGTGAGACCACCGAGGGCACTGTATATACGGTCACCGGTGGCGACTGGGACGAGGTCGTGCAGTCCGCGGCCCGCGCCGACGACGAGCGCATCGTCGTGAACATGGGCCCCCAGCACCCCTCCACCCACGGGGTGCTCCGCCTGATCCTGGAGATCGAGGGCGAGACCGTCACCGAGGCCCGCTGCGGCATCGGCTACCTCCACACCGGCATCGAGAAGAACCTCGAGTACCGAACGTGGACCCAGGGCTCCACGTTCGTGACGCGCATGGACTACCTGACGTCCTTCTTCAACGAGACCGCCTACTGTCTCGCCGTCGAGAAGCTCCTCGGCGTCGAGGACCAGATCACCGAGCGAGCCAAGATCATCCGGGTGCTCCTGATGGAGCTGAACCGGATGTCCTCGCACCTGGTGTGCATCGCCACCGGCGGCATGGAACTCGGCGCCACCACGATCATGATCTACGGATTCCGTGATCGTGAAATGATTCTCGACATCTACGAGCTCATCACGGGCCTGCGGATGAACCACGCGTACATCCGCCCCGGCGGACTCGCCCAGGACCTGCCGCCCGGCGCGGTGGACCACATCCGCGAGTTCGTGAAGAAGATGAGGAAGAACCTCCCCGAGTACGACAAGCTCGCCACCGGGAACCCCATCTTCAAGGCCCGTATGCAGGACGTGGGCTATCTCGACCTGGCCGGCTGCATGGCCCTCGGCGCAACCGGCCCGATCCTGCGGTCCACCGGTCTCCCGCACGACCTGCGCAAGTCGCAGCCGTACTGCGACTACGAGACCTACGACTTCGACGTCCCGACCGCCGACTCCTGCGACTCCTACGGCCGCTTCCTCATCCGCGTGGAGGAGATGCGCCAGTCGCTGCGCATCGTCGAGCAGTGCCTGGACCGGCTCCAGCCCGGTCCCGTCATGGTCGCCGACCGGAAGATCGCCTGGCCCGCCCAGCTCGCCCTGGGCCCCGACGGCCTCGGTAACTCCCTCGACCACATCAAGAAGATCATGGGCACCTCCATGGAGGCCCTGATCCACCACTTCAAGCTGGTCACCGAGGGCTTCCGCGTGCCGCCGGGACAGGCGTACGCGGCCGTCGAGTCACCCAAGGGAGAACTCGGGGTGCACGCCGTCTCCGACGGAGGCACCCGTCCCTACCGGGTCCACTTCCGGGACCCGTCCTTCACCAATCTGCAGGCCATGGCGGCGATGTGCGAGGGCGGCCAGGTCGCCGACGTCATCGTCGCCGTCGCATCCATCGACCCCGTGATGGGAGGCGTCGACCGGTGA
- the nuoF gene encoding NADH-quinone oxidoreductase subunit NuoF: MMTLAPELKGSSPEKLLAPVLSAFWDEDRSWSLDVYRRHEGYEGLRKALAMSPDDLIAYVKDSGLRGRGGAGFPTGMKWQFIPQGDGKPHYLVVNADESEPGTCKDIPLLFANPHSLIEGIVIACYAIRSSHAFIYLRGEVVPVLRRLHEAVREAYAAGYLGENILGSGLDLELTVHAGAGAYICGEETALLDSLEGRRGQPRLRPPFPAVAGLYACPTVVNNVESIASVPAILQNGKEWFRSMGSEKSPGFTLYSLSGHVAAPGQYEAPLGITLRQLLEMSGGMRPGHRLKFWTPGGSSTPMFTEEHLDVPLDYEGVGAAGSMLGTKALQCFDETTCVVRAVTRWTEFYAHESCGKCTPCREGTYWLVQLLRDIEAGKGALSDLEKLNDIADNINGKSFCALGDGAASPIFSSLKYFREEYEQHITGRGCPFDPAKSTVWADKHTEVNA, translated from the coding sequence GTGATGACCTTGGCACCCGAGTTGAAGGGCAGCAGCCCGGAGAAGCTGCTCGCGCCCGTGCTGTCGGCCTTCTGGGACGAGGACCGGTCCTGGAGCCTCGACGTCTACCGAAGGCACGAAGGATACGAGGGCCTTCGCAAGGCGCTCGCCATGTCGCCGGACGACCTGATCGCGTACGTCAAGGACTCCGGTCTGCGAGGACGGGGCGGCGCGGGATTCCCGACGGGAATGAAATGGCAGTTCATTCCCCAGGGGGATGGAAAGCCGCACTATCTAGTTGTCAACGCCGACGAATCGGAACCCGGGACCTGTAAGGACATCCCGCTCCTCTTCGCGAACCCGCACAGCCTCATCGAGGGCATTGTGATCGCGTGTTATGCCATCAGGTCGTCTCATGCCTTCATCTATCTGCGTGGTGAAGTCGTCCCTGTGTTGCGGCGGTTGCACGAGGCCGTGCGCGAGGCCTACGCGGCGGGCTACCTCGGCGAGAACATCCTGGGCAGCGGACTCGACCTCGAACTCACCGTGCACGCCGGCGCCGGCGCGTACATCTGCGGTGAGGAGACCGCGCTGCTCGACTCGCTCGAAGGCCGCCGTGGTCAACCGCGGCTGCGTCCTCCTTTCCCTGCTGTCGCGGGCCTCTACGCATGCCCGACTGTGGTGAATAACGTCGAGTCGATCGCGTCAGTTCCCGCGATTCTGCAAAACGGCAAAGAATGGTTCAGGTCGATGGGAAGCGAGAAGTCCCCGGGCTTCACGCTCTACTCGCTCAGTGGCCATGTCGCCGCCCCCGGCCAGTACGAGGCCCCGCTCGGCATCACCCTCCGCCAGCTCCTCGAGATGAGCGGCGGCATGCGACCCGGGCACCGGCTCAAGTTCTGGACGCCGGGCGGTTCCTCGACGCCGATGTTCACCGAGGAGCACCTCGACGTCCCTCTTGACTACGAAGGAGTGGGCGCCGCGGGTTCCATGCTGGGCACAAAAGCTCTCCAGTGCTTCGACGAGACGACCTGCGTCGTGCGAGCCGTCACCCGCTGGACCGAGTTCTACGCCCACGAGTCCTGCGGCAAGTGCACCCCGTGCCGCGAAGGCACCTACTGGCTCGTGCAGTTGCTGCGGGACATCGAGGCCGGCAAGGGAGCCCTCTCCGACCTCGAGAAGCTCAACGACATCGCCGACAACATCAACGGCAAGTCCTTCTGCGCCCTCGGCGACGGCGCCGCCTCGCCGATCTTCTCCTCGCTCAAGTACTTCCGCGAGGAGTACGAGCAGCACATCACGGGCCGCGGCTGCCCCTTCGACCCGGCCAAGTCGACGGTCTGGGCGGACAAGCACACGGAGGTGAACGCATGA
- a CDS encoding NADH-quinone oxidoreductase subunit A, protein MNAYAPILVLGALGAGFAIFSVVMATLIGPKRYNRAKLEAYECGIEPTPTPAGGGRFPIKYYLTAMLFIVFDIEIVFLYPWAVTFDALGVFGLVEMLLFVLTVFVAYAYVWRRGGLEWD, encoded by the coding sequence GTGAACGCGTATGCGCCCATCCTCGTACTGGGAGCCCTCGGGGCAGGCTTTGCGATCTTCTCCGTGGTCATGGCCACGTTGATCGGGCCGAAGCGGTACAACCGCGCCAAGCTCGAGGCCTACGAGTGCGGTATCGAGCCGACCCCCACGCCGGCCGGCGGCGGGCGCTTCCCCATCAAGTACTACCTGACGGCGATGCTCTTCATCGTCTTCGACATCGAGATCGTCTTCCTCTACCCCTGGGCCGTCACCTTCGACGCCCTGGGTGTCTTCGGGCTCGTGGAGATGTTGCTCTTCGTGCTCACCGTCTTCGTGGCGTACGCGTACGTGTGGCGGCGCGGCGGCCTGGAATGGGACTGA
- a CDS encoding NADH-quinone oxidoreductase subunit G, with the protein MTVTTSAPSGGGEAAVPPEDLVTLTIDGAEISVPKGTLVIRAAEQLGVEIPRFCDHPLLDPVGACRQCIVEVEGQRKPMASCTITCTDGMVVKTHLSSPVAEKAQHGVMELLLINHPLDCPVCDKGGECPLQNQAMSHGQAESRFEGRKRTYEKPLPISTQVLLDRERCVLCARCTRFSNQVAGDPMIELIERGALQQVGTGEGDPFESYFSGNTIQICPVGALTSAAYRFRSRPFDLVSSPSVCEHCSGGCATRTDHRRGKVMRRLAANDPEVNEEWICDKGRFAFRYAQQRDRLETPLVRDAEGDLVPASWPDALQIAAQGLLASRGRTGVLTGGRLTIEDAYAYSKFARVALDSNDIDFRARVHSSEEADFLAAHVAGRGRDVGNTSRTEPGGGTGVTYTSLEKAPAVLLVGFESEEEAPGVFLRLRKAWRKHGQRVFSLATHVTRGLEKAGGTLLSAAPGTEPDWLDALASGAGLEDAGAEAAEALRAEGAVILVGERLAGVAGGLTSAVRAASATGARLVWIPRRAGERGAIEAGALPSLLPGGRPATDPRAREEVAAAWGLAELPHRYGRDTGQIVEAAVSGELQALLVAGVEVADLPDPARARAALAEAGFVVSLEMRPGEVTEHADVVLPVAAVAEKAGAFLNWEGRVRFFEAALKPDQMTRRPAPADARVLQMLADAMDVHLGLPDLRTARAELDRLGAWDGSRAPEPLTAGAQLPRPAAGEAVLAGHRLLLDQGVLQQGDEALAGTRHAAHARVSAATAAEAGVKDGDVLAVTGPAGVVELPLSITEMPDRVVWLPLNSTGGGVASDSGATPGTLVRIGPATLAADAPKEVEA; encoded by the coding sequence ATGACGGTGACCACCAGCGCTCCCTCCGGAGGCGGCGAGGCGGCGGTCCCGCCGGAAGATCTCGTCACGCTGACGATCGACGGCGCCGAGATCAGCGTGCCCAAGGGCACCCTGGTCATCCGGGCCGCCGAGCAACTCGGCGTCGAGATCCCACGCTTCTGCGACCACCCCCTCCTCGACCCGGTCGGCGCGTGCCGTCAGTGCATCGTCGAGGTCGAGGGCCAGCGCAAGCCCATGGCGTCCTGCACGATCACGTGCACGGACGGCATGGTGGTGAAGACCCACCTCAGCTCACCGGTCGCCGAGAAGGCACAGCACGGTGTGATGGAGCTGCTCCTCATCAACCACCCGCTGGACTGCCCGGTCTGTGACAAGGGCGGCGAGTGCCCCCTCCAGAACCAGGCCATGTCGCACGGCCAGGCCGAGTCCCGCTTCGAAGGCAGGAAGCGGACGTACGAGAAGCCCCTGCCGATCTCCACGCAGGTGCTGCTCGACCGCGAGCGGTGTGTGCTGTGCGCCCGGTGCACCCGGTTCTCCAACCAGGTGGCGGGCGACCCGATGATCGAACTGATCGAGCGGGGAGCGCTCCAGCAGGTCGGTACCGGGGAGGGCGACCCCTTCGAGTCGTACTTCTCCGGCAACACCATCCAGATCTGCCCGGTCGGCGCGCTCACCTCGGCGGCGTACCGATTCCGCTCCCGGCCCTTCGACCTGGTCTCCTCGCCGTCGGTGTGCGAGCACTGTTCCGGCGGCTGCGCCACGCGCACCGACCACCGGCGCGGCAAGGTCATGCGGCGACTGGCCGCGAACGACCCCGAGGTCAACGAGGAGTGGATCTGCGACAAGGGGCGCTTCGCGTTCCGGTACGCGCAGCAGCGGGACCGGCTCGAAACGCCTCTGGTGCGTGACGCCGAGGGGGACCTCGTACCGGCTTCCTGGCCGGACGCGCTGCAGATCGCGGCTCAGGGCCTGCTGGCATCCCGTGGCAGGACCGGCGTCCTGACCGGCGGCCGCCTCACCATCGAGGACGCCTACGCGTACAGCAAGTTCGCGCGCGTGGCGCTCGACTCGAACGACATCGACTTCCGCGCGCGCGTGCACAGCAGTGAGGAGGCCGACTTCCTGGCCGCCCACGTCGCCGGGCGCGGCCGTGACGTCGGGAACACCTCCCGGACCGAGCCCGGGGGAGGTACGGGCGTCACCTACACCTCCCTGGAGAAGGCGCCCGCCGTCCTGCTGGTCGGGTTCGAGTCGGAGGAGGAGGCGCCCGGCGTCTTCCTGCGGCTGCGCAAGGCCTGGCGCAAGCACGGGCAGCGGGTGTTCTCGCTGGCCACGCACGTCACCCGAGGTCTGGAGAAGGCAGGCGGCACGCTGCTCTCGGCCGCCCCGGGCACCGAGCCGGACTGGCTGGACGCGCTCGCGAGCGGCGCCGGCCTGGAGGACGCGGGCGCCGAGGCCGCCGAGGCCCTGCGGGCCGAGGGCGCGGTGATCCTCGTCGGCGAGCGGCTGGCCGGTGTGGCCGGTGGTCTCACCTCCGCCGTGCGGGCCGCCTCGGCGACCGGGGCCCGACTGGTGTGGATCCCCCGCCGGGCGGGGGAGCGCGGCGCGATCGAGGCGGGCGCGCTGCCGTCACTGCTGCCGGGCGGTCGTCCGGCCACCGACCCACGCGCGCGTGAGGAGGTCGCCGCCGCCTGGGGCCTGGCCGAACTGCCGCACCGCTACGGCCGCGACACCGGGCAGATCGTCGAGGCCGCCGTGTCCGGCGAGCTTCAGGCGCTGCTCGTCGCGGGCGTCGAGGTCGCGGACCTGCCCGACCCGGCACGCGCGCGTGCGGCGCTCGCCGAGGCCGGCTTCGTGGTGTCGCTGGAGATGCGCCCCGGCGAGGTCACCGAGCACGCCGACGTCGTCCTCCCGGTGGCCGCGGTCGCCGAGAAGGCGGGCGCCTTCCTGAACTGGGAGGGCCGGGTTCGCTTCTTCGAGGCGGCACTCAAACCCGATCAGATGACACGCCGCCCGGCTCCCGCCGACGCGCGCGTGCTCCAGATGCTCGCCGACGCCATGGACGTCCACCTCGGTCTGCCGGACCTGCGCACCGCACGCGCGGAGCTCGACCGACTCGGCGCCTGGGACGGCTCCCGGGCCCCCGAACCGCTGACCGCGGGCGCTCAGTTGCCGCGGCCCGCGGCCGGCGAGGCCGTCCTCGCCGGGCACCGGTTGCTGCTCGACCAGGGTGTCCTCCAGCAGGGTGACGAGGCGCTCGCCGGGACCCGGCACGCCGCACACGCGCGTGTGTCGGCCGCCACGGCCGCCGAGGCGGGCGTCAAGGACGGCGACGTGCTCGCCGTGACCGGACCCGCCGGGGTGGTCGAACTCCCCCTGTCGATCACCGAGATGCCCGACCGGGTGGTCTGGCTCCCGCTGAACTCGACCGGTGGGGGCGTCGCATCCGACTCCGGGGCCACGCCCGGCACCCTCGTCCGTATCGGCCCGGCGACGCTCGCCGCCGACGCCCCCAAGGAGGTGGAGGCATGA
- a CDS encoding NADH-quinone oxidoreductase subunit C, which translates to MSDANGAHGANGSSNGVNPEKDLSASNLPGQRGQGGEEVRVQRGMFGASNGGDTSGYGGLVRSVRLPGAANRPYGGWFDEVADELEGALEEQGLLPANAIEKTVVDREELTFHIEREHLLRVARTLRDDPALRFELCTGVSAVHYPNDKGRELHAVYHLRSITHNRLIRLEVSAPDADPHIPSLVPVYPTNDWHERETYDFFGIVFDGHPALTRIMMPDDWQGHPQRKDYPLGGIPVEYKGAQIPAPDQRRSYS; encoded by the coding sequence GTGAGTGACGCGAACGGCGCCCACGGCGCGAACGGATCCTCGAACGGGGTGAACCCCGAGAAGGACCTCTCCGCCTCCAACCTGCCGGGCCAGCGCGGCCAGGGCGGTGAGGAGGTCCGCGTCCAGCGCGGCATGTTCGGCGCCAGCAACGGCGGCGACACCTCCGGGTACGGCGGCCTCGTCCGCTCGGTCCGGCTCCCCGGAGCGGCGAACCGGCCCTACGGCGGCTGGTTCGACGAGGTCGCGGACGAACTCGAGGGCGCGCTCGAGGAGCAGGGTCTGCTCCCCGCGAACGCGATCGAGAAGACGGTCGTCGACCGCGAGGAGCTCACGTTCCACATCGAGCGCGAGCACCTGCTCAGGGTCGCCCGAACTCTGCGCGACGACCCGGCGCTGCGGTTCGAGCTGTGCACCGGCGTCAGTGCCGTGCACTACCCGAACGACAAGGGCCGCGAGCTGCACGCCGTCTACCATCTGCGCTCGATCACCCACAACCGGCTGATCCGCCTGGAGGTCAGCGCCCCGGACGCCGACCCGCACATCCCGTCCCTGGTCCCCGTGTATCCCACGAACGACTGGCACGAACGCGAGACCTACGACTTCTTCGGGATCGTCTTCGACGGCCACCCGGCCCTGACGCGGATCATGATGCCGGACGACTGGCAGGGCCATCCGCAGCGCAAGGACTACCCCCTCGGCGGCATCCCCGTCGAGTACAAGGGCGCCCAGATCCCGGCTCCGGACCAGCGGAGGTCGTACTCATGA